In Leptolyngbya sp. O-77, the genomic window GCTGGCTGCGCGGCGGCGCGGCGGGTGGAGCCTGCTGGAATGCGTCGGCAATGGACTGGAGTTGTCCGTCAAATTCCCCTGCCTGAAAGCGGCGGCTGAGTTCGCTGCGCTGGATTTTGCCGAGGGCAGTTTTGGGAATGTCGGCCCGCGCCACAGGCATTACATAGTCAGGACTGACACCCAGCCGCGTCGCCACCTGTCGCCGCACGGCTTTCACCAGTTCCCGCAAACTAGCGGCATCCGTCAGTTCAGCGGTGGGATGCAGAAAAATGGCGAGGCGATCGCTCGTCTCATCGTCCCGGCGCACGGCGCAGGCGGCAGTGAAGGACACTTCCACACCGGGCAATTCTTCGACCACGGCTTCGATTTCGTGGCTATACACATTTGCGCCGTTGAGGATGATCAGGTCTTTTTGGCGGCCGGTGAGGGTGAGCCGCCCGTTTTGCAGGCGGGCCAGGTCGCCCGTGACAAACCAGCCGTCGGGCGTGAAGCATTCGGCATTCAAATCGGGGCGGTTGTAATAGCCGGGGGTGACGGTCAAGCCGCGCACTTGCAGGCTGCCCACCTCGCCTTGGGGCACGACCTGCTGCTGCTCGTCCACAATCCGCAGCGACACGCCGGGAATCGGCTGGCCGACCTCGACAAACGTATCCGCATCGCTGGTGGTGGCGAGGAAAAAGTCGTGGGAATGCACAATGCCAGAGGTGGTTTCCGACATGCCATAGCCGGGGCTGACCACGCCATCGCGCAGGCCGCAGGGCGCGAGAAGCTGCAAAAAGCTGCGGGTGGTTTTGGCGACGACGGCTTCGGCTCCGTTGCCCATCCACGCCAGGCAGGACAAGTCCCACGGGCGCTGGGCCACCTCCTGCGGGCGATCGCAAATCAGCCCATAGGCAAAGTTGGGGGCCCAGGTGGCGGTGACGCGATGGCGATCGCACAAATCCAGCCACCGCAGCGGGTCTTGCAGAATATAGTCATTGCTGACCTGAATTTGCGAACAGCCGACAAAAACCTGCGTCAGGTGAAACATCACCAGGCTGGCGACGTGTTCCAGCGGCATCCAGTTGAGGCTGAGGCTGCGCTCGGTAATGCGGTTCACAGTCGCCATGCCAAAGGCACTCACCAGCAGGTTTTGCTCGGTCAGCATCACGCCTTTGGGCTGCCCCGTGCTGCCAGAGGTAAACAGGATCAGCGCCAGTCGGTCGGTCGCCAATGCGGTGTCGGAAGGCGTTTCGAGCGGCGGATCGGACTCAGCAGCGAGCAGCGCTGGCAGGGGCAGCAGGCGGCTGGGGTCGCAGCGAAATTCGGCAGAACCGTCTGTGCAAAAGGCTTGCAGGGCAGGAGCGATCGCCCCACTGACCAGCACCCACGGGTGATCGAGCTGTCCCAAAATGGCGCGGAGCTGGAGCGCTTTGCTCTGCGACTCGGCATAGGCGGGCGGCACGGCCAGCGGCACAACAACCAGCCCGCCCAGCCAGCCCGCCCAGATTGCCGCCAGAAAATCGTCTGGCTCGGAGACTTGCAGCACAAGGCGATCGCCCACCCGTGCCCCCGCCGCGTGCAGCCCGACTACAATCTGCTGTGCCTGCCGCGCCAACGCCCGATAAGACTGGCGGCGTTCGACACCTTCTGCCGAAATGTGGAGAATCGTCCCGGCTCCCGCCGCCGCACGATGTAAAACCCTTGACAGATCTGGTAGAGAGCAGAGATCTGGAACCTCACCACCATCAAATACGGACAAAAACTCGGAATGAGCATCCATCATGCTGTGGTCTGTAGACAGCGCTTGAGAAAGCGATGACTCGCTGCTCAGCCCCCTCAGTTTCAGAGCTAATTATACAGCACGGGTCTAGGGGGACATGGCTCTGGGTGTATGTTTATTATGTTGTGACTGGTGGCATCCTGCGGTATAACTTGCGTACCTGCGGGTAATACGTTTGGGTTACGTAGAACCCTTAGCAGCCAATGACAACATTCCGGCAACATCTCCAGGGGCGATCGCGTCTTCCTGGATGGCAGGTTTTCACAGATCCTCACTCGAATCTTCACCTTCATCAAACCCTGACTGACCATAATTACCTGTTCGCTGGGTGCTGCATCCTCAACTGTCCTGTGATAAATAACCCTTAGTGGTAGATAAAATTCTCTAACCTTATAAGCCTCTGATGCGGACTTTGTCGCCGTAGCTGTTGTTTCTTGAGACTGAGTCCGACTGCAATCCTATGGAGACCATTCACCTGACGATCGCCGACGAAACGCTCCGCGACGGAGAGCAGCAGGTCGGAGTCTGTTTTAGCAAAGAAACAAAGCGCAGGCTGGCCCACGAAATCGCCAGCACGGGGGTTCACTCGCTCGCCCTGATGCCCGCCGTTCACCCGGTCGAGGAACAGTTGGTGAAGACGCTGGTGGCAGACGGGCTGGTGCCCCAACTGGCAGCCTCCACAATGATGAACAAAGCCTGCATTCGGCAGTCCCAGGAGACGGGGGTGCAGCACATTATCCTGTTTCATGCGGTGTCGGATCGGCTGCTGCTGCTGCGCGACCCGGAAATGCAGGTCGCAGAAGGTGTCCACACACGAGATGCTGCCCTGATGAATGGCGTAAAGGCAACGCCAGCCCAGGTGCAGATGGTGCGGTCGAATATGTGTCGCCGGGTGCGCCAGCATTTGGAATATGCGGCTCAGCTTGGGCTGCGGATTAGCTTTGCAGCGGAGGATGCCAGCCGCGCCGATTTTGATTTTTTGGTGGAGTGCATCAACCAGTTTTCGCCCTACGTGGAGCAGTTTTTGCTGTGCGACACGGTCGGCTGTTTGACTCCAGAAAAATCCTACATCTGGATTCAAGACCTGCTGGCATCGGCCCGCTGTGCGCCACTGATTGTGCATTTCCATAACGACATGGGGCTGGCACTGGAGAACACGATCCAGGCGGTGCGGGCGGGCGCGGCGGGGATCTCTGGCACGTTTGGCGGCATTGGCGAGCGGGCGGGCAATGTGGCCATCGAGCAGGTGCTAAATGGGCTGCGGCTGCGGTTTGGCTGGGAGGTGGCAGGCATTGACTATGAGGCGATCGCCCGCGTCAGCCACCACCTCGACCAGATGGGGGCGCGGGCCTGTGCGCCCTATTCGCAGGCCTCGCAGCGCCACGAAGCGGGGATTCATGTGCATTCATTAATGCGCGATCGCCTATCTTACGCCATTTTTCCCCACGGCCAGCCCGAAATTTGGTTTGGCAAACACAGCGGCGTGAGCAACATTCGCTATTTATTTGAACACTGTTTACAAAAACCACTCGATCGAGAAAAGTACGAAAAGATTTGCCAGGATATTAAGAACCTTTCAATCCAGCAAAACCGCTCATTTTCCACCGATGAAATCCTCCAGTGGCTTCAGGAACAATCCTACGATTCTGCCTAAGCCAAACCAGGGCTGATTTTGATTTGAGATTGCTGATTTTGGACTCCTGATTTGCTGTTTTAGTGAGATTTTCAGCTACTTTCTATACAGCGTCGAATCAAGGAAGCGAACATTAGATCCTCAAGCTCAAAATCCACAATCCAAAATCCAAAATCTAAAACCCAAAATTCTCCCTTCTCTATCTCTCCTGTCCACTGACCGACTCGCGTATGCCCCCAGAACCCATCGCAATTATCGGAATCGGCTGTCGCTATCCCGGCGCTGATTCTCCCGACGCTTTTTGGCAACTCCTTAAAAACGGTGTCGATGCAGTGTCAGAGGTGCCGCCCTCCCGGTGGGACAGAACCCAGTTTGAGTCGGTCGCCAATACAGAATCAGCCAGGGCCAGCCTGCGGTGGGGCGGCTTCTTGAAAAGTGTCGATCAGTTTGATCCGCTGTTTTTTGGCATCGCGCCCCGCGAAGTGAACACAATGGACCCCCAGCAGCGCCTCTTGCTAGAGGTGGCATGGGAGGCGATGGAGGATGCGGGCATCGTGCCGGAGCGCCTGCGGGGGACGGATACAGGCGTATTTGTGGGCATTGGCACCCACGATTATTCCGTCATGCTGTGGCAAGAGCCGATCAACGACCCATACCT contains:
- a CDS encoding 2-isopropylmalate synthase, with the translated sequence METIHLTIADETLRDGEQQVGVCFSKETKRRLAHEIASTGVHSLALMPAVHPVEEQLVKTLVADGLVPQLAASTMMNKACIRQSQETGVQHIILFHAVSDRLLLLRDPEMQVAEGVHTRDAALMNGVKATPAQVQMVRSNMCRRVRQHLEYAAQLGLRISFAAEDASRADFDFLVECINQFSPYVEQFLLCDTVGCLTPEKSYIWIQDLLASARCAPLIVHFHNDMGLALENTIQAVRAGAAGISGTFGGIGERAGNVAIEQVLNGLRLRFGWEVAGIDYEAIARVSHHLDQMGARACAPYSQASQRHEAGIHVHSLMRDRLSYAIFPHGQPEIWFGKHSGVSNIRYLFEHCLQKPLDREKYEKICQDIKNLSIQQNRSFSTDEILQWLQEQSYDSA